A window of the Streptomyces sp. NBC_00454 genome harbors these coding sequences:
- a CDS encoding thioredoxin family protein, which translates to MLRVLRSFTEDKKCSNQEVWTIVATVELTKENFDQTVSENSFVLIDFWAGWCRPCLQFAPVYEKAAEANPDLVFAKVDTEAQQELAAAFQISSIPTLMIVRDQVAIFAQPGALPEAALTDLIGQARALDMDEVRAKIAAEQKAETGGAPDAGTPEAAAPDA; encoded by the coding sequence ATGCTTCGGGTCCTCCGTTCGTTCACGGAGGACAAGAAGTGCAGCAATCAGGAGGTCTGGACAATCGTGGCTACTGTCGAACTCACCAAGGAGAACTTCGACCAGACGGTGAGCGAGAACTCATTCGTGCTGATCGACTTCTGGGCGGGCTGGTGCCGCCCCTGCCTGCAGTTCGCCCCGGTCTACGAGAAGGCGGCCGAGGCCAACCCCGACCTGGTCTTCGCCAAGGTGGACACCGAGGCCCAGCAGGAGCTCGCGGCGGCCTTCCAGATCAGCTCGATCCCGACCCTGATGATCGTCCGCGACCAGGTGGCGATCTTCGCCCAGCCCGGCGCGCTGCCGGAAGCCGCCCTGACGGACCTCATCGGTCAGGCCCGCGCCCTGGACATGGACGAGGTGCGCGCCAAGATCGCCGCGGAGCAGAAGGCCGAGACCGGCGGCGCGCCGGACGCCGGAACCCCGGAGGCCGCCGCGCCGGACGCCTGA
- a CDS encoding ABC transporter ATP-binding protein produces MTNDHGGTGQVVVRLDEVHKEYGDAKALDGLSLEIRAGDAVAVMGPSGCGKSTLLNMVAGLDRPTSGTVEVQGHDLGKLNETGLALFRRRNVGMIFQFFNLIDDLPVLDNVALAAQLTGTPTRQARRRALDLLDELGVAGRRNNYPATLSGGERQRVAVARALMNRPALLLADEPTGALDSRSGEQVMDLLIDLNQIGQTLLIVTHDPELATRCASRLVQVADGRVAGESALEVTA; encoded by the coding sequence ATGACAAACGATCACGGTGGTACCGGGCAAGTGGTGGTGCGGCTGGACGAGGTGCACAAGGAGTACGGCGACGCGAAGGCCCTGGACGGGCTGTCGCTCGAGATCAGGGCGGGGGACGCGGTCGCAGTGATGGGGCCCTCGGGCTGCGGCAAGTCCACCTTGCTCAACATGGTGGCCGGCCTGGACCGGCCGACCTCGGGCACGGTCGAGGTGCAGGGCCATGACCTCGGGAAGCTGAACGAGACCGGCCTGGCGCTCTTCCGGCGGCGCAACGTCGGCATGATCTTCCAGTTCTTCAACCTCATCGACGATCTGCCGGTCCTGGACAACGTGGCCCTGGCCGCGCAGCTGACCGGCACCCCGACCCGGCAGGCGCGCCGCCGGGCCCTGGACCTCCTCGACGAACTCGGTGTCGCCGGACGCCGGAACAACTACCCGGCGACGCTCAGCGGTGGTGAGCGCCAACGGGTCGCCGTGGCAAGGGCCCTGATGAACCGTCCGGCGCTGCTGCTGGCGGACGAGCCGACCGGCGCCCTCGACAGCCGCTCCGGGGAACAGGTCATGGACCTGCTGATCGACCTGAACCAGATCGGACAGACCCTGCTGATCGTCACCCACGACCCGGAACTGGCCACCCGCTGCGCCAGCCGGCTGGTCCAGGTAGCCGACGGCCGGGTGGCCGGCGAGAGCGCACTGGAGGTGACGGCGTGA
- a CDS encoding acetyl-CoA C-acyltransferase — translation MSIRTVRDVYVVDAVRTPIGKFGGALAGVRPDDLAAHVVRALVDRTPALDPARIDDVVFGDANGAGEDNRDVARMAVLLAGLPVSVPGVTVNRLCGSGLEAVIQAARAIALGDASVAIAGGVESMSRAPWVVQKPERGYPAGHQQMWSTTLGWRMTNPRMPAEWTGSLGEGAELVADKHGITREAQDAFALESHRKAAVAWAAGQYDAEVVPWAGVDLVRDECIREGSTIEALARLKPAFRQDGTGTVTAGNASPLNDGAAALLLTDEAGLAATGREPLARISASAVTGIEPQLFGLGPVDAVEHALAKAGRGFGDLAAFELNEAFAAQALGCLANWPDLDPALVNPRGGAIAIGHPLGASGARLAGSIAHQLAAAGSGTGVAALCIGVGQGIALVLER, via the coding sequence ATGAGCATCCGCACCGTCCGCGACGTCTACGTCGTCGACGCCGTCCGCACCCCGATCGGCAAGTTCGGCGGGGCCCTCGCCGGGGTCCGGCCCGATGATCTGGCCGCCCACGTGGTGCGCGCGCTCGTGGACCGTACGCCCGCGCTCGACCCGGCCCGCATCGACGACGTCGTCTTCGGCGACGCCAACGGCGCGGGCGAGGACAACCGCGACGTGGCCCGGATGGCGGTGCTGCTCGCGGGGCTGCCGGTGAGCGTCCCCGGGGTCACCGTCAACCGGCTCTGCGGGTCCGGGCTCGAAGCCGTGATCCAGGCGGCCCGCGCCATCGCGCTCGGCGACGCCTCCGTCGCCATCGCGGGCGGGGTCGAGTCGATGAGCCGGGCTCCGTGGGTGGTGCAGAAGCCCGAGCGCGGCTATCCGGCCGGGCACCAGCAGATGTGGTCCACCACCCTCGGCTGGCGGATGACCAACCCCCGGATGCCGGCCGAGTGGACCGGTTCACTCGGTGAGGGCGCCGAGCTCGTCGCCGACAAGCACGGCATCACCCGCGAGGCGCAGGACGCCTTCGCGCTGGAGAGCCACCGCAAGGCGGCGGTCGCCTGGGCCGCCGGGCAGTACGACGCCGAGGTCGTGCCGTGGGCCGGGGTGGACCTCGTACGGGACGAGTGCATCCGGGAAGGGTCCACGATCGAAGCGCTGGCGCGGCTGAAGCCCGCCTTCCGCCAGGACGGCACCGGCACGGTCACCGCCGGGAACGCCTCCCCGCTCAACGACGGCGCCGCCGCGCTGCTGCTGACCGACGAGGCCGGCCTCGCGGCCACCGGGCGGGAGCCGCTGGCGCGGATCAGCGCGTCCGCGGTCACCGGGATCGAGCCCCAGCTCTTCGGTCTGGGGCCGGTGGACGCCGTCGAGCATGCGCTCGCCAAGGCGGGCCGCGGGTTCGGGGACCTGGCCGCCTTCGAGCTCAACGAGGCTTTCGCAGCGCAGGCGTTGGGCTGCCTCGCCAACTGGCCGGACCTGGACCCGGCGCTGGTCAATCCGCGCGGCGGGGCCATCGCCATCGGTCATCCGCTCGGCGCCTCGGGGGCCCGGCTGGCGGGCTCGATCGCACATCAGCTCGCGGCGGCCGGTTCGGGTACGGGTGTGGCGGCGCTCTGCATCGGCGTGGGGCAGGGCATCGCTCTCGTTCTGGAGCGCTGA
- a CDS encoding FtsX-like permease family protein encodes MSAVWAASRAAVKRRRIQTLVIGLVVLCSTAAVLLALALMTAASSPFDKAYAEQRGAHAVAAFDSAKVSPEQLARTARQPGVEAAAGPFEQGVVDVPKDWLWTAGGTLSVVGRADPAGPVDRIELLSGRWATAPGEMVVNWSSNGSPGTKLLGTELKVQGGPTLTVVGFATSMSQSASAWVSPEQMAALHPTSTQMLYRFADSATEAQLSAGLARATTGLPEGALTGAQTYLSLKQAFSALADSYLPFMMLFGILGLLVSVLIVGNVVSGAVVSGYRHIGVLKALGFTPNQVVAVYLTMLSVPAVAGCVLGTLLGNALAGPILKVAFSGIEVGRASVGEVSPWLSVACLAGMPALVLLAALVPALQAHRLPAARAISAGGAPRTGRGLRVQRMLGATRLPRPVSLGLGQPFARPARTLLTLAAVVLGVTTVTLSTGLTSTMVAFADVGREDGGAWIQVGTGGPGNGGTAPLLSDQQIEERLRSLPGVVGVRARALSQASMTGQSQPIYVDFYRGDASSYDHVLAKGRAPTAVGEIVAGPAFLTQRGLKVGDRVALELNERRVSATVVGELIEGHARAVEATWETLAQFAPGTPATEYVVRLAPGADARACTEAVEALDPGLRTSVVDSDNAGTNTVVTFSTVFTVLVTLVASLGVFNTVLLNTRERRRDLGMLKSIGMTPRQVVVMTVTSVAALGAVGGLIGIPIGIAAHRFVVDNVGVVDFPESMKDVWHAPQLAGMLVAGVAIAVLGALIPARSAARMTIASVLHTE; translated from the coding sequence GTGAGCGCCGTGTGGGCGGCCTCGCGCGCAGCCGTGAAGCGCCGGCGGATCCAGACCCTCGTCATCGGGCTCGTCGTGCTCTGCTCCACGGCGGCCGTGCTGCTCGCGCTGGCGCTGATGACGGCGGCCTCGAGCCCCTTCGACAAGGCCTACGCCGAACAGCGTGGGGCCCATGCGGTGGCAGCCTTCGATTCCGCGAAGGTCTCGCCGGAGCAACTGGCGCGGACCGCCCGGCAGCCCGGGGTGGAGGCTGCGGCAGGACCGTTCGAGCAGGGCGTCGTGGACGTCCCCAAGGACTGGCTCTGGACGGCGGGCGGAACCCTCAGTGTGGTGGGCCGGGCGGATCCGGCGGGCCCCGTGGACCGGATCGAGCTGCTGTCGGGCCGCTGGGCCACTGCGCCGGGCGAGATGGTCGTCAACTGGTCCTCCAACGGCTCCCCCGGCACGAAGCTGCTCGGCACCGAGCTGAAGGTCCAGGGCGGACCGACACTGACCGTCGTCGGCTTCGCCACCAGCATGAGCCAGTCGGCGAGCGCCTGGGTCTCGCCCGAACAGATGGCCGCACTGCACCCCACCTCCACTCAGATGCTCTACCGATTCGCGGACTCCGCTACGGAGGCTCAGCTGAGCGCCGGGCTGGCCCGGGCCACCACGGGATTGCCCGAGGGCGCGCTCACCGGCGCGCAGACCTACCTCAGCCTCAAGCAGGCCTTCTCCGCACTGGCCGACTCCTACCTCCCGTTCATGATGCTCTTCGGCATCCTCGGCCTGCTGGTCTCCGTCCTGATCGTCGGGAACGTGGTCAGCGGGGCGGTCGTCTCCGGCTACCGGCACATCGGGGTGCTCAAGGCCCTCGGGTTCACCCCGAACCAGGTCGTCGCCGTCTACCTGACGATGCTCTCGGTACCCGCGGTGGCGGGCTGCGTACTGGGCACCTTGTTGGGCAATGCACTGGCCGGACCGATTCTGAAGGTCGCATTCAGCGGCATCGAGGTGGGCCGGGCCTCGGTCGGCGAGGTCAGCCCGTGGCTGTCCGTCGCCTGCTTGGCGGGCATGCCCGCCCTCGTCCTGCTGGCCGCGCTGGTCCCCGCCCTGCAGGCGCATCGGCTGCCCGCCGCGCGGGCGATCAGCGCAGGCGGCGCGCCGAGGACCGGGCGCGGGCTGCGCGTCCAGCGGATGCTCGGAGCCACCCGGCTGCCGCGCCCGGTCAGCCTGGGCCTGGGCCAGCCGTTCGCCCGGCCCGCCCGCACGCTGCTGACCCTGGCGGCCGTCGTGCTCGGGGTCACCACCGTGACTCTGTCGACCGGATTGACCAGCACCATGGTGGCTTTCGCCGACGTCGGGAGGGAAGACGGGGGCGCCTGGATCCAGGTGGGGACGGGAGGGCCGGGCAACGGCGGGACGGCTCCGCTCCTCAGTGACCAGCAGATCGAGGAACGGCTGCGCTCCCTGCCGGGTGTGGTGGGCGTACGGGCCCGCGCGCTCTCCCAGGCGAGCATGACCGGGCAGAGCCAGCCCATCTACGTCGACTTCTACCGCGGGGACGCGTCCTCGTACGACCATGTCCTCGCCAAGGGCCGGGCGCCAACCGCGGTGGGAGAGATCGTGGCCGGGCCGGCCTTCCTGACCCAGCGTGGGCTGAAGGTCGGTGACCGGGTCGCTCTGGAGCTGAACGAAAGGCGGGTCTCCGCGACCGTCGTGGGCGAGCTCATCGAGGGTCACGCCCGGGCCGTGGAGGCCACCTGGGAGACCCTCGCCCAATTCGCACCAGGCACCCCTGCCACCGAGTACGTGGTAAGGCTCGCCCCCGGCGCGGACGCGCGCGCCTGCACCGAGGCGGTCGAGGCGCTCGACCCGGGCCTACGCACCTCGGTGGTGGACTCGGACAATGCCGGCACGAACACCGTCGTCACCTTCTCGACCGTGTTCACGGTGCTTGTGACCCTCGTAGCGTCCCTCGGCGTCTTCAACACGGTGCTGCTCAACACCCGCGAGCGGCGCCGGGACCTCGGCATGCTCAAGTCGATCGGAATGACCCCCCGGCAGGTGGTGGTGATGACGGTGACCTCGGTCGCCGCGCTGGGCGCGGTCGGCGGGCTGATCGGCATCCCGATCGGGATCGCGGCGCACCGCTTCGTCGTGGACAACGTCGGAGTGGTCGACTTCCCGGAATCCATGAAGGACGTGTGGCACGCGCCGCAGCTGGCCGGGATGCTCGTCGCGGGTGTGGCGATCGCGGTCCTCGGCGCCCTGATCCCGGCCCGGTCGGCGGCCCGGATGACCATCGCCTCGGTGCTGCACACCGAATAG
- a CDS encoding response regulator, with product MILTARGIDVVGEASDGAEAVAAVRELRPDVVLMDIRMPVMDGLEATRRVLAQNPDCRVIMLTTFDLDQYVYAALAAGASGFLLKDVTPAHLAAAVRLVDTGDALLAPSITRRLVERFAPGAPPAGPDPAAPAVHRDLAVLTPRELEVLTLMGRGLSNAELARELTLSEATVKTHVARIFGKLSLRDRAQAVVIAYETGLVSPGDSADAGGTGGTGR from the coding sequence ATGATCCTGACCGCCCGCGGCATCGACGTGGTGGGCGAGGCCTCCGACGGGGCCGAGGCCGTAGCCGCCGTACGTGAACTGCGGCCCGACGTCGTGCTGATGGACATCCGGATGCCCGTGATGGACGGCCTGGAAGCCACCCGCCGGGTGCTCGCGCAGAACCCGGACTGCCGGGTGATCATGCTGACCACCTTCGACCTGGACCAGTACGTCTACGCGGCCCTCGCCGCCGGAGCCAGCGGGTTCCTGCTCAAGGACGTCACCCCCGCACATCTGGCCGCCGCCGTACGCCTGGTCGACACCGGTGACGCCCTGCTCGCGCCCTCGATCACCCGCCGCCTGGTGGAGCGGTTCGCGCCCGGCGCTCCCCCGGCCGGTCCGGATCCCGCCGCCCCGGCCGTCCACCGGGACCTGGCCGTACTGACGCCGCGCGAGCTCGAGGTGCTGACGCTCATGGGCCGGGGGCTCTCCAACGCCGAGCTGGCGCGGGAACTGACCCTGAGCGAGGCGACGGTGAAGACGCACGTGGCCCGGATCTTCGGCAAGCTGAGCCTGCGGGACCGGGCCCAGGCCGTCGTCATCGCCTATGAGACGGGACTCGTCTCACCGGGCGACTCCGCGGACGCCGGCGGTACGGGCGGCACCGGCCGATAG
- a CDS encoding benzaldehyde dehydrogenase produces the protein MPLLDPTLWQDGPTLTGGTAPVIEPATGQTLATIRLAAPADVTEAAVRAHAAQRDWARATHLERAAVLRRAGDLFAAHPDELRDWLVRESGSIPGKADFELHVAAQECYEAAALASRPAGQVLPSEAPRLSFTRREPVGVVGVVAPFNAPLILAIRSVAPALALGNAVLLKPDPRTAVCGGLLLDAVLTEAGLPAGLLHVLPGGADTGAAVVADPRVRVVSFTGSTASGRAVGELAGRHLTRAHLELGGNSALVVLRDADVEAAVAQASWGSFFHQGQICMTAGRHLVHASLHDEYVERLAARADELAVGDPYREQVHLGPLIDRSQLDRVHGLVEASTAQGAKLVAGGTHRDLFYRPTVLAGVGDDTPAYAEEVFGPVAPVRSFATEDEAVRLASAGPYGLALGIVTADAARGLDLAGRIPTGIAHINDQTVNDEAVAPFGGVGASGTGARFGGEANLDAFTELRWTTVRATPGAHGF, from the coding sequence ATGCCGCTTCTCGATCCGACCCTCTGGCAGGACGGACCCACCCTCACCGGCGGTACCGCCCCCGTGATCGAACCCGCCACCGGGCAGACCCTCGCCACCATCCGCCTGGCGGCCCCGGCCGACGTGACGGAGGCCGCCGTACGGGCCCACGCGGCGCAGCGCGACTGGGCGCGGGCCACCCACCTGGAACGGGCCGCCGTGCTGCGCCGCGCCGGGGACCTGTTCGCCGCCCACCCCGACGAGCTGCGGGACTGGCTGGTGCGGGAGTCCGGGTCGATACCCGGCAAGGCCGACTTCGAGCTGCACGTCGCCGCGCAGGAGTGCTACGAAGCCGCGGCGCTGGCCTCGCGCCCGGCCGGCCAGGTGCTGCCGAGCGAGGCGCCGCGGCTGTCCTTCACCCGCCGCGAACCGGTCGGCGTGGTCGGGGTGGTGGCCCCCTTCAACGCCCCGCTGATCCTCGCGATCCGCTCGGTGGCGCCCGCGCTGGCGCTGGGCAACGCGGTGCTCCTCAAGCCGGACCCGCGCACCGCCGTGTGCGGCGGCCTGCTGCTCGACGCCGTCCTCACGGAGGCCGGCCTGCCGGCCGGGCTGCTGCACGTCCTGCCCGGCGGCGCCGACACGGGCGCGGCGGTCGTCGCCGACCCCCGCGTACGGGTGGTGTCGTTCACCGGATCCACCGCGAGCGGCCGGGCCGTCGGCGAACTGGCGGGCCGTCACCTCACCCGCGCACACCTCGAATTGGGCGGGAACTCGGCGCTCGTCGTGCTCCGAGACGCCGACGTGGAAGCGGCCGTCGCGCAGGCCTCCTGGGGTTCCTTCTTCCACCAGGGCCAGATCTGCATGACGGCGGGCCGCCACCTCGTGCACGCCTCGCTCCACGACGAGTACGTCGAGCGGCTCGCCGCGCGGGCCGACGAGCTCGCGGTCGGGGACCCGTACCGCGAACAGGTGCACCTGGGGCCGCTGATCGACCGGTCCCAACTCGACCGGGTCCACGGCCTGGTGGAGGCCAGTACCGCGCAGGGCGCCAAGCTCGTCGCCGGAGGCACCCACCGGGACCTCTTCTACCGGCCCACCGTGCTCGCGGGCGTCGGCGACGACACCCCCGCCTACGCCGAGGAGGTCTTCGGCCCGGTGGCGCCCGTACGGTCCTTCGCGACGGAGGACGAGGCCGTACGGCTGGCCTCGGCCGGCCCCTACGGGCTCGCCCTCGGGATCGTGACCGCCGACGCGGCGCGCGGCCTGGACCTGGCGGGCCGGATCCCGACCGGGATCGCGCACATCAACGACCAGACGGTCAACGACGAGGCGGTGGCCCCCTTCGGCGGCGTCGGCGCCTCGGGCACCGGCGCCCGCTTCGGCGGCGAGGCGAACCTGGACGCCTTCACCGAGCTGCGCTGGACCACGGTCCGCGCCACGCCCGGCGCGCACGGGTTCTAG
- a CDS encoding NAD(P)/FAD-dependent oxidoreductase → MTEAVEYDVVVLGGGPAGENIVDRTRAAGLSTALVESELVGGECSYWACVPSKALLRPVLARADARRVPGLAGAVAGPLDAQAVFAHRDYWTGNWKDDGQIDWLESVGAHVYRGHGRLYGVRKVAVTSPEGEHHVLAARHAVVIATGTRAVIPDLPGLVDARPWTSREATSAQAAPGRLLIVGGSVVASEMATAWQALGSEVTLLVRGSGLLPRMEPFAGELVAEALREAGAKVRTGVAVESVVRDGSTGPVTVVLEGGETLEGDELLMATGRSPRTEDIGLDTVGLTPGGWIAVDDSCRVPGIDWLYAVGDVNHRALLTHQGKYQARIAGAVIAARAAGDAQLDTGPWGAHAATADTEALPQAVFTDPEAASVGLTFAEAERAGHRVRAVDYDLGKVSGAGLYADGYHGRARMVVDLDREILLGVTFVGPGAAELLHAATIAVAAQVPIDRLWHAVPAFPTISEIWLRLLEAYRG, encoded by the coding sequence ATGACTGAAGCGGTGGAGTACGACGTAGTGGTCCTCGGCGGGGGCCCGGCCGGCGAGAACATCGTGGACCGGACCCGCGCCGCCGGGCTGAGTACGGCCCTGGTCGAGAGCGAGCTGGTGGGCGGCGAGTGCTCGTACTGGGCCTGCGTGCCCAGCAAGGCGCTGCTGCGCCCGGTGCTCGCCCGGGCGGACGCGCGCCGGGTGCCGGGTCTCGCAGGAGCCGTCGCCGGCCCGCTGGACGCCCAGGCGGTGTTCGCGCACCGGGACTACTGGACCGGCAACTGGAAGGACGACGGCCAGATCGACTGGCTGGAGTCGGTCGGCGCCCACGTGTACCGGGGGCACGGGCGGCTGTACGGGGTCCGGAAGGTCGCCGTCACCAGCCCCGAGGGGGAGCACCACGTGCTCGCCGCCCGGCACGCCGTGGTCATCGCGACCGGCACCCGGGCCGTGATCCCCGATCTGCCCGGCCTGGTGGACGCCCGGCCGTGGACCAGCCGCGAGGCGACCTCCGCCCAGGCGGCGCCGGGCCGGCTGCTGATCGTCGGCGGCTCGGTCGTGGCCAGCGAGATGGCCACCGCCTGGCAGGCACTCGGCTCCGAGGTGACCCTGCTCGTACGGGGCTCCGGGCTGCTGCCGCGCATGGAGCCGTTTGCCGGGGAGCTGGTGGCCGAGGCCCTGCGCGAGGCGGGCGCGAAGGTCCGTACGGGAGTCGCGGTGGAGTCCGTCGTACGGGACGGCTCTACCGGGCCCGTCACCGTGGTGCTCGAAGGCGGCGAGACGCTGGAGGGCGACGAACTGCTGATGGCGACCGGCCGCTCGCCGCGCACCGAGGACATCGGCCTGGACACCGTCGGCCTCACGCCGGGCGGGTGGATCGCGGTGGACGACAGCTGCCGGGTCCCGGGGATCGACTGGCTGTACGCGGTCGGCGACGTCAACCACCGGGCGCTCCTCACCCACCAGGGGAAGTACCAGGCCCGGATCGCGGGAGCCGTCATCGCCGCCCGCGCGGCGGGCGACGCGCAGCTCGACACCGGCCCTTGGGGCGCCCACGCGGCGACCGCCGACACCGAGGCCCTCCCGCAGGCCGTCTTCACCGACCCGGAGGCCGCGTCGGTCGGGCTGACCTTCGCGGAAGCCGAGCGGGCGGGCCACCGGGTCCGGGCCGTCGACTACGACCTCGGCAAGGTCTCCGGCGCCGGCCTGTACGCCGACGGCTACCACGGCCGGGCCCGCATGGTGGTGGACCTGGACCGCGAGATCCTGCTCGGGGTGACCTTCGTAGGTCCGGGCGCGGCCGAGCTGCTGCACGCGGCGACGATCGCGGTCGCGGCGCAGGTCCCGATCGATCGCCTGTGGCACGCGGTCCCGGCGTTCCCGACGATCAGCGAGATCTGGCTGCGGCTGCTGGAGGCGTACAGGGGGTAG
- a CDS encoding sensor histidine kinase: MWGSGTIGLIIALAAAVGAAGCLGVMAVRSRRLHRAALEERGWLLERERESAAQTAVDAERARIAAELHDIVSHNVSLMVVQAGAAREVLATMPEEAAAAMSAVETAGRNTMTELRHLLGLLAPAQNGEDEPYGMDLSPQPSLSRIGPLIDRIAFAGLPVEMRISGEPRPLPTGIDVTAYRIVQEALTNALKHGDGAKAEVTVRYADHYLRVEVLNSGPSVLSGSRPAERSGSAAGRGDGTGAGDGKAPGDTKGRADGTGRADGTGRGLLGLRERVSVYGGDLDARRRLGGGYRVRARIPLDRP; this comes from the coding sequence GTGTGGGGATCCGGGACGATCGGGCTGATCATCGCCCTGGCGGCAGCAGTTGGCGCCGCCGGGTGCCTCGGCGTGATGGCGGTCCGGAGCCGGCGGCTGCACCGGGCAGCCCTCGAGGAGCGCGGCTGGCTGCTGGAACGCGAGCGGGAGAGCGCGGCGCAGACCGCCGTGGACGCCGAGCGGGCCAGGATCGCGGCCGAGCTCCACGACATCGTCAGCCACAACGTGAGCCTGATGGTGGTTCAGGCCGGTGCGGCCCGCGAGGTGCTGGCCACGATGCCGGAGGAGGCCGCGGCGGCCATGAGCGCCGTCGAGACCGCCGGGCGGAACACGATGACCGAGCTGCGGCACCTGCTCGGCCTGCTCGCACCCGCGCAGAACGGCGAGGACGAGCCCTACGGAATGGACCTGTCCCCGCAGCCGAGCCTGAGCCGGATCGGTCCGCTGATCGACCGCATCGCCTTCGCGGGCCTGCCCGTGGAGATGCGCATCTCGGGCGAGCCGCGCCCGCTGCCGACGGGGATCGACGTCACCGCCTACCGGATCGTCCAGGAGGCCCTGACCAATGCCCTCAAGCACGGGGACGGGGCGAAGGCCGAGGTGACCGTGCGGTACGCGGACCACTACCTGCGGGTCGAGGTGCTCAACAGCGGCCCGAGCGTCCTGTCCGGCAGCCGCCCCGCCGAGCGCAGCGGGTCGGCCGCAGGACGCGGGGACGGCACGGGAGCCGGGGACGGAAAGGCACCCGGGGACACGAAGGGCCGCGCGGACGGCACCGGTCGAGCCGACGGCACCGGACGCGGGCTGCTCGGCCTGCGCGAGCGGGTCTCCGTCTACGGCGGCGACCTAGACGCCCGACGCCGCCTCGGCGGCGGCTACCGCGTCCGCGCCCGGATACCGCTGGACCGGCCGTGA
- a CDS encoding PP2C family protein-serine/threonine phosphatase: MGHGLDAAVDMNAYRAALREFASTDLAPHRVLRQMDALSASDEARRPATCLLVRVDPARGTAVYASAGHLPPAVFIGDGAGELLDVPVGPPLGTGVGGYEALARPISSEQTLLLYTDGLVERRGEDIDTSLARLTALHMSGDARLVDVVDAVCDGLDAQHAEDDVAVVAARLRPRHPHNTHHSGTS; the protein is encoded by the coding sequence ATGGGACACGGCCTGGATGCCGCCGTCGACATGAACGCCTACCGCGCCGCCCTGCGCGAGTTCGCCTCCACCGATCTGGCCCCGCACCGGGTGCTGCGCCAGATGGACGCGCTGTCCGCATCGGACGAGGCGCGTCGGCCCGCGACCTGCCTGCTCGTCCGGGTCGATCCCGCCCGCGGCACAGCCGTCTACGCCAGCGCCGGACACCTGCCGCCCGCCGTGTTCATCGGCGACGGCGCGGGCGAGCTGCTGGACGTCCCCGTCGGCCCGCCGCTCGGTACGGGCGTCGGCGGCTACGAGGCACTGGCCCGGCCGATCAGCTCCGAGCAGACCCTGCTGCTCTACACGGACGGTCTGGTGGAACGCCGCGGCGAGGACATCGACACGTCACTGGCCAGGCTCACGGCCCTGCACATGAGCGGCGACGCACGGCTCGTGGACGTGGTGGACGCGGTCTGCGACGGACTCGATGCGCAGCACGCCGAGGACGACGTCGCGGTCGTGGCAGCCCGCCTGCGCCCCCGACATCCGCACAACACCCACCACAGCGGCACCTCCTGA